The proteins below come from a single Miscanthus floridulus cultivar M001 chromosome 1, ASM1932011v1, whole genome shotgun sequence genomic window:
- the LOC136509407 gene encoding mitochondrial import inner membrane translocase subunit Tim9-like produces MDKSMLGDLDGLPEEDKMRMAAMIDQLQIRDSLRMYNSLVERCFTDCVDTFRRKTLDKQEELCVRRCAEKFLKHSMRVGMRFAELNQGVATPD; encoded by the exons ATGGACAAGAGCATGCTCGGCGACCTGGACGGCCTCCCCGAGGAGGACAAGATGCGGATGGCCGCCATGATCGACCAGCTCCAGATCCGCGACAG TCTAAGAATGTACAATTCCCTGGTGGAGAGGTGCTTCACAGACTGTGTGGACACATTCCGCCGCAAGACCCTGGACAAGCAAGAGGAGTTATGCGTCCGCCGCTGCGCAGAGAAGTTCCTGAAGCACTCCATGAGGGTTGGCATGAGATTCGCCGAGCTTAACCAGGGTGTGGCCACGCCTGACTAA